In Dyella terrae, one DNA window encodes the following:
- a CDS encoding class I SAM-dependent methyltransferase — protein MHTGHQYHEFFLTSPRDLRTRDRFLRLAMDRLPPGADVLDFGAGTGIDAKYYASQGHRTFVYEPSDAMRECLTEYCGDEIGRHCVIPVSSTLACRVPAITANFAVFNHFDRLGPLFARLASVVERGGFILASMLNPWCITHRVTTKPIDAGMSHRSMRPKCVYQG, from the coding sequence ATGCATACGGGCCATCAATATCACGAGTTCTTCCTGACTTCGCCGCGCGACCTGCGTACGCGTGATCGCTTTTTGCGCCTGGCGATGGATCGCCTTCCCCCAGGGGCCGACGTACTGGATTTCGGGGCAGGCACCGGCATCGACGCAAAGTACTACGCATCGCAAGGTCACCGAACGTTTGTGTACGAGCCGTCGGATGCCATGCGCGAATGCCTCACGGAGTACTGCGGCGACGAAATCGGCCGGCACTGCGTGATCCCGGTGTCGTCGACGCTGGCGTGCCGGGTGCCAGCCATCACCGCCAACTTCGCTGTCTTCAATCATTTCGACCGCCTCGGGCCACTGTTTGCACGACTCGCCTCCGTCGTCGAACGGGGCGGCTTCATCCTCGCCAGCATGCTCAACCCCTGGTGCATCACACACCGGGTTACCACCAAGCCTATCGACGCCGGTATGTCACACCGTTCGATGAGGCCTAAGTGCGTTTACCAGGGTTGA